A stretch of Gemmatimonas aurantiaca T-27 DNA encodes these proteins:
- a CDS encoding TonB-dependent receptor domain-containing protein, with protein MVINTDYRRINVTGAATGQATSWLKADLSMQYSKADNNQPYKGEIGPLIGLLLWPQTDNAKDYLTPSGQRRRLTNLGASAEVDNPYFNLSANRNNNVTSQIIANLGLTLTPVRWASLQTNIGTQTYISEALLLRNPQSASGFQYNGVLDLADDVTRNTNMQTVLNFNTYQLTSKIAVRGLVANAINDSWSQTNAIKGQDFLDPAFVSANNTVLRTNRTTLLQRRLVGVFGSATVSYDNYLFVTATGRNDWTSTIPVERNSFFYPGVNAAFVFSDAFPSVAKFVSGKLRAGYAAVGRDARPYAFRPSLESKLTANGGYGYGFTGPNLGLKPEFKTSVEFGAELSFLKNRVGLDITHYKARTTDQIVNDIRGSYATGFILFNLNGAETENQGVEATLRLSPIQTASAGWDITTNFERARGKTLKIPNDLPESYVSDTWLFGNVRNGTAPNLSTRSLTGFFYQRNNQKQLLIDPTTGLPLRSATFIDGGYDRQPDYSIGITNTFRFKNFQLSMLLDVRRGGDVFNATEHYLTTRGLSMRTLDRWEPRVVEGVLRDGKENSSTPTKNTIVVVPGAQTEYYRLMSEELFIEKDINWFRLRDVTLRYQVPNRYFKARDVSVWVRGTDLFLFTNYSGLDPVVNGNTAAVGGSGASGIDFGNFPMPRGFAFGVKLGY; from the coding sequence GTGGTGATCAACACCGACTACCGGCGTATCAACGTGACCGGTGCGGCGACGGGGCAGGCGACCAGTTGGCTCAAGGCCGACCTGAGCATGCAGTACAGCAAGGCCGACAACAATCAGCCCTACAAGGGCGAGATCGGTCCGCTGATCGGTTTGTTGCTCTGGCCGCAGACCGACAATGCCAAGGACTACCTGACGCCGTCCGGTCAGCGCCGTCGACTCACCAACCTTGGCGCTTCGGCCGAAGTGGACAATCCGTATTTCAACCTGTCGGCCAACCGGAACAACAACGTCACCAGCCAGATCATTGCGAATCTCGGGTTGACGCTGACGCCGGTGCGCTGGGCCTCTCTGCAAACCAACATCGGCACGCAGACCTACATCAGCGAAGCGTTGCTGTTGCGGAATCCGCAGAGTGCGTCTGGCTTCCAGTACAACGGCGTGTTGGATCTTGCGGACGATGTCACGCGCAACACCAACATGCAGACGGTTCTGAACTTCAATACCTACCAGCTCACTTCGAAGATTGCGGTGCGCGGCCTGGTGGCGAACGCGATCAATGACTCCTGGTCACAGACGAATGCCATCAAGGGACAGGACTTCCTCGACCCGGCGTTCGTGTCGGCCAACAACACCGTGCTGCGTACGAACCGCACGACCTTGTTGCAGCGTCGCCTGGTCGGTGTGTTCGGCAGCGCCACGGTCAGCTATGACAACTATCTGTTCGTGACAGCGACGGGGCGCAACGACTGGACGTCCACCATTCCCGTCGAGCGCAACTCGTTCTTCTATCCGGGTGTCAATGCGGCCTTTGTCTTCAGTGACGCCTTCCCGTCCGTGGCCAAGTTCGTCAGTGGCAAGCTGCGCGCGGGCTACGCAGCGGTGGGTCGCGATGCGCGTCCGTATGCGTTCCGTCCATCGCTCGAATCCAAGCTGACCGCCAACGGCGGATACGGGTACGGCTTCACGGGCCCCAATCTCGGGCTCAAGCCGGAGTTCAAGACGTCGGTGGAATTCGGTGCGGAGCTGAGCTTCCTCAAGAACCGGGTCGGCCTCGATATCACGCACTACAAGGCGCGCACGACCGATCAGATCGTGAACGATATCCGCGGCTCCTACGCCACGGGGTTCATCCTGTTCAATCTCAATGGCGCCGAGACGGAAAACCAAGGCGTCGAAGCCACGCTGCGTCTGAGCCCGATCCAGACCGCCAGCGCCGGTTGGGACATCACCACCAACTTCGAGCGAGCCCGCGGCAAGACGCTCAAGATTCCGAATGATCTGCCGGAATCCTACGTGTCCGACACCTGGCTGTTCGGCAATGTGCGCAACGGTACAGCGCCCAACCTGTCGACGCGCTCGCTGACCGGCTTTTTCTACCAGCGCAACAATCAGAAGCAGCTACTGATCGATCCGACGACCGGACTTCCGCTGCGTTCGGCCACGTTCATCGATGGCGGCTACGATCGTCAGCCCGACTACTCCATCGGTATCACCAACACCTTCCGCTTCAAGAACTTCCAGTTGAGCATGCTGCTGGATGTGCGCCGCGGTGGTGATGTGTTCAATGCCACCGAGCACTATCTGACGACCCGTGGCCTGAGCATGCGCACGCTCGATCGGTGGGAGCCGCGTGTGGTGGAGGGGGTGTTGCGGGACGGCAAGGAAAACAGCTCCACGCCGACCAAGAACACGATTGTCGTCGTGCCGGGTGCGCAGACGGAGTACTACCGCCTGATGAGCGAAGAGCTCTTCATCGAGAAGGACATCAACTGGTTCCGTCTGCGCGATGTCACGCTGCGTTACCAGGTGCCCAACCGGTATTTCAAGGCCCGTGACGTGAGCGTGTGGGTGCGCGGCACCGACTTGTTCCTCTTCACGAACTATTCGGGACTCGATCCGGTGGTGAACGGCAACACGGCTGCGGTTGGTGGCTCGGGTGCATCCGGCATCGACTTCGGCAACTTCCCGATGCCGCGCGGCTTCGCGTTCGGCGTCAAGCTGGGGTACTGA
- a CDS encoding ABC transporter substrate-binding protein/permease encodes MSDAARRFARSRWMWYLLTALLASMLLTACDRTSTNTSQTAPTLRWGGDAEGGAPFVEADPANASIVHGFDVEIASAIATGLGRTPQFVQVSWPSIEQSVTRGDFDVGMSGLEDRPELRARMAVSLPYFEFREVLAVRPADATRFRTLADLAKRRVATLGSTQAYTMLLEAQRVHGVIPVSYDDDVYPYKDLVAGRVDAVLLDHVLADRAMRRTAGFVVQPEPVAIGHYVAVFAPERHALRDSADAILRARLVDGSLERIFRTWGVWDEAQARYQQQLIAQFAEQPTNDTAAGSTGTVASAPRSAGTSPASLTAYLPALLRAAVITLGISLAAMALAMVAGGAIATGRVYGGPVLRAALSIYVEVVRGTPVLLQLFVLYYGLSGVIRLPALVAAILGLGLNYAAYESEIYRSALMAIPRAQLEAARTLGLTEWQVLRLVRGPQALRLALAPMTNDFVALLKDSSLVSVITVVELTKQTAIYATNSGSWVVPGLMCGVIYLCMSLPLSRLARRLEARWST; translated from the coding sequence GTGAGTGACGCCGCACGGCGCTTCGCGCGCAGTCGATGGATGTGGTACCTGCTGACCGCGCTGCTCGCATCGATGCTGCTGACAGCCTGCGACCGGACCTCGACCAACACCAGCCAGACGGCCCCGACTCTGCGCTGGGGTGGTGACGCCGAAGGTGGTGCGCCTTTTGTGGAAGCCGATCCCGCCAATGCCAGTATCGTGCACGGTTTCGACGTGGAGATCGCGTCGGCCATCGCGACCGGACTTGGACGCACACCGCAATTCGTGCAGGTCAGCTGGCCGTCCATCGAACAATCGGTGACGCGCGGTGATTTTGATGTGGGGATGTCGGGTCTCGAAGACCGCCCCGAGTTGCGCGCCCGGATGGCCGTGAGCCTGCCGTACTTCGAGTTCCGCGAAGTGCTGGCCGTGCGTCCCGCGGACGCCACACGCTTCCGCACGCTGGCCGATCTGGCGAAGCGTCGTGTGGCGACGCTGGGTTCCACGCAGGCGTATACCATGCTGCTCGAGGCGCAGCGTGTGCATGGCGTCATTCCGGTCTCGTACGACGACGATGTGTATCCCTACAAAGATCTGGTGGCCGGTCGTGTGGATGCCGTGCTGCTCGACCACGTGCTGGCCGATCGGGCCATGCGGCGCACGGCGGGGTTTGTCGTACAGCCTGAACCCGTCGCGATCGGCCACTATGTCGCCGTGTTCGCCCCGGAACGACACGCACTGCGCGATTCCGCCGATGCGATATTGCGTGCACGCCTCGTCGATGGGTCGCTGGAACGGATCTTCCGCACGTGGGGCGTGTGGGACGAAGCCCAGGCGCGTTACCAGCAGCAACTCATCGCGCAGTTCGCCGAACAACCCACCAACGACACCGCGGCTGGCAGCACGGGCACCGTTGCCTCAGCTCCCCGTTCAGCCGGTACGTCGCCCGCGTCACTGACCGCATACCTGCCGGCACTGCTGCGCGCCGCGGTCATCACACTGGGCATCTCACTCGCCGCGATGGCGCTCGCCATGGTCGCTGGTGGCGCTATCGCGACCGGACGGGTGTACGGTGGTCCGGTACTGCGTGCGGCACTTTCCATCTATGTCGAAGTGGTGCGCGGCACACCCGTGTTGCTGCAGCTCTTTGTGCTGTACTACGGCTTGAGCGGAGTGATCCGCTTACCGGCATTGGTGGCCGCGATTCTCGGGCTCGGACTCAACTATGCCGCCTATGAGTCGGAGATTTACCGGTCGGCCCTCATGGCCATCCCACGCGCGCAGCTCGAGGCCGCCCGCACCCTCGGCCTCACGGAGTGGCAGGTTCTGCGACTGGTGCGCGGCCCCCAGGCACTGCGCCTCGCGCTCGCACCGATGACGAACGATTTCGTCGCGCTGCTCAAAGACTCGTCGCTCGTATCGGTGATCACGGTGGTGGAGCTCACCAAGCAGACCGCCATCTATGCGACCAACAGTGGGAGCTGGGTGGTTCCCGGGTTGATGTGTGGCGTGATCTATCTGTGCATGTCACTGCCACTGTCGCGATTGGCCCGCCGTCTTGAAGCGCGATGGAGCACCTGA
- a CDS encoding carboxypeptidase-like regulatory domain-containing protein → MKKRVLAVLLGTALIASSAMAQQQTVTGKVTRDGSVPLSGASIVIKGTTLGTQSNTNGDYTIRVSPGQTLQYRLIGYVPQERPVGTNSVINVTLEKSATNLDAMVVTALGQQTVQRSLGVSQQTVIGADLAQTGRENFVNGLQGRVAGVEVTSSSGVPGASASITIRGVSSISSSNQPLMIVDGLPIDNKTMSTGVLASDAPGSLTAFSNRGVDFTNRAADINPEDIETLVVLKGPEAAALYGIDAANGAIVITTKRGRAGSNGFDYSNDFRIDNMRANPELQNVFSPSGLSTAGFTYFGPQYPAGTQFYDNIDGFFRQSVNQRHNLNFSGGSSDGRITYRLGTAF, encoded by the coding sequence ATGAAGAAACGCGTCCTGGCGGTGCTGCTTGGCACCGCCCTCATCGCCTCATCGGCGATGGCTCAACAGCAAACCGTGACCGGCAAGGTCACCCGCGATGGGAGTGTGCCCTTGTCAGGCGCCTCCATTGTCATCAAGGGCACGACGTTGGGGACTCAGTCCAATACCAACGGCGATTACACCATCCGGGTGAGTCCGGGGCAAACTCTGCAGTACCGACTCATCGGCTATGTCCCGCAGGAGCGCCCCGTCGGCACGAACAGCGTCATCAATGTGACCCTCGAGAAGTCGGCGACCAATCTCGATGCCATGGTGGTCACTGCGCTCGGCCAGCAGACGGTGCAGCGCAGTCTGGGTGTGTCGCAGCAGACCGTGATCGGTGCTGACCTGGCACAGACGGGACGCGAAAATTTCGTGAACGGCCTGCAGGGGCGCGTGGCGGGCGTGGAGGTCACGAGCAGCTCCGGTGTGCCGGGCGCGTCGGCTTCCATCACCATCCGCGGTGTGAGCTCGATCAGCTCGAGCAATCAGCCGCTCATGATCGTCGATGGTTTGCCCATCGACAACAAGACGATGAGCACCGGCGTGCTCGCGTCGGACGCCCCGGGATCGTTGACGGCCTTCTCGAATCGCGGTGTCGATTTCACCAACCGGGCGGCCGACATCAACCCGGAAGACATTGAAACCCTCGTGGTGCTGAAGGGGCCTGAAGCGGCTGCGCTGTACGGCATCGACGCAGCCAATGGCGCCATCGTCATCACGACGAAGCGCGGCCGTGCGGGCTCGAACGGTTTCGACTACAGCAATGACTTCCGCATCGACAATATGCGGGCGAACCCTGAGCTGCAGAATGTGTTTTCGCCGAGCGGACTGTCGACGGCGGGCTTCACGTACTTTGGCCCCCAGTACCCGGCGGGTACACAGTTCTACGACAACATCGACGGCTTCTTTCGCCAGTCGGTGAATCAGCGCCACAACCTGAACTTCAGCGGCGGCTCCAGCGACGGTCGCATCACCTATCGTCTCGGCACGGCGTTTTAG
- the glgC gene encoding glucose-1-phosphate adenylyltransferase: MTPSNRGTLARTAMAYVLAGGRGSRLYELTDPRAKPAVYFGGKTRIIDFALSNAINSGIRRIGVATQYKAHSLIRHLQRGWNFMRPERNESFDILPASQRVSETQWYDGTADAVYQNGDIIADYAPEYMVILAGDHVYKMDYELMLQQHVNQNADVTVGVLEVPQREASGFGVMHVDANDRIITFLEKPDDPPGIPGAPHLSLASMGIYVFRTTYLFELLRADAADPHSSHDFGKDIIPTVVRHGKAIAHRFSTSCVRSQDESLAYWRDVGTIDAYWEANIDLTTVTPQLDLFDKDWPIWTYSELTAPAKFVHNEEGRRGHALNSLVSGGCIVSGSYLHKSLLFTGVRVHSYSHLEGAVVQPYVDIGRAARLRNVVVDRGVRIPAGLVVGEDPVLDARRFRRSARGTVLITQPMIDRL, translated from the coding sequence ATGACCCCGTCCAATCGCGGCACGCTTGCCCGCACGGCCATGGCATATGTGCTCGCCGGCGGCCGCGGATCGCGCCTGTACGAACTCACCGACCCGCGCGCCAAGCCGGCGGTGTACTTCGGCGGCAAGACCCGCATCATCGACTTCGCGCTCTCCAACGCGATCAATTCCGGCATCCGACGCATCGGCGTGGCCACGCAGTACAAGGCCCACAGCCTGATCCGGCACCTGCAACGGGGCTGGAACTTCATGCGCCCCGAGCGGAACGAAAGCTTCGATATCCTGCCCGCCAGCCAGCGCGTGAGCGAGACCCAGTGGTACGACGGCACCGCCGATGCCGTCTACCAGAACGGGGACATCATCGCGGACTACGCGCCCGAGTACATGGTCATCCTCGCCGGTGACCACGTCTACAAGATGGATTACGAGCTGATGCTGCAGCAGCACGTGAACCAGAATGCCGATGTCACGGTGGGGGTGCTGGAGGTGCCGCAGCGGGAAGCGTCCGGGTTCGGCGTGATGCACGTCGATGCCAACGACCGCATCATCACGTTTCTCGAGAAGCCCGATGACCCGCCGGGGATTCCCGGCGCACCGCACCTGTCGCTCGCCAGCATGGGCATCTACGTGTTCCGCACCACGTACCTGTTCGAGCTGCTCCGCGCCGATGCGGCGGACCCACATTCCAGTCACGACTTCGGCAAGGACATCATTCCCACCGTGGTACGCCACGGCAAAGCCATTGCGCACCGGTTCAGTACGTCCTGTGTGCGCTCCCAGGACGAGTCCCTGGCGTACTGGAGAGACGTCGGTACCATCGACGCCTATTGGGAAGCCAATATCGATTTGACCACCGTTACGCCTCAGCTCGATCTGTTCGACAAGGACTGGCCGATCTGGACGTATTCGGAACTCACCGCGCCAGCCAAGTTCGTGCACAATGAAGAGGGCCGGCGTGGACATGCCCTGAATTCGCTGGTCTCCGGCGGCTGCATCGTATCCGGGTCCTACCTACACAAGTCGTTGCTGTTCACCGGCGTACGCGTGCACTCCTACTCGCACCTGGAAGGCGCGGTGGTCCAGCCATACGTGGATATCGGCCGGGCGGCACGGCTGCGTAACGTCGTGGTGGATCGCGGGGTACGAATACCTGCCGGATTGGTGGTCGGGGAAGATCCAGTCCTCGACGCCAGGCGATTCCGCCGCTCCGCGCGTGGCACTGTGCTGATCACCCAGCCGATGATTGATCGGCTCTGA
- a CDS encoding amino acid ABC transporter ATP-binding protein, translating into MTAPALTLEQVTLSRDGRAVLRGVDLAVPTGQVWALMGVSGAGKCTILRAAVALEAFDSGRITMGDVSLVPGRVPPESQLHALRRRVGMVFQQHALFAHLSALDNVTLAPVHTGALTPATARSTAMQLLDSLGVAHRAEAYPAQLSGGEAQRVAIARALALDPPLLLMDEPTAALDPARRMALTETLRQLAQSGRTLLITTHDLGFARNVADQVAVLSHGMVVECGSARQVLDAPSHEATKELLISATDSAPT; encoded by the coding sequence ATGACGGCACCGGCGCTCACGCTCGAGCAAGTCACACTGTCCCGCGACGGTCGTGCGGTATTGCGCGGCGTCGATCTCGCCGTGCCCACTGGCCAAGTCTGGGCGTTGATGGGGGTATCCGGCGCTGGCAAGTGCACCATCCTGCGTGCGGCGGTGGCCCTCGAGGCCTTCGACAGCGGCCGTATCACGATGGGCGACGTATCGCTGGTGCCGGGCCGCGTGCCGCCCGAATCGCAACTGCACGCGCTACGCCGCCGCGTGGGCATGGTGTTTCAACAGCACGCCCTCTTTGCGCATCTCTCGGCGCTCGACAACGTGACCCTGGCCCCGGTACACACTGGCGCCCTGACGCCGGCAACGGCGCGGTCGACGGCGATGCAGTTGCTCGATTCGCTCGGCGTGGCCCATCGTGCCGAAGCCTATCCCGCGCAACTCTCCGGCGGGGAAGCACAGCGAGTCGCCATTGCCCGCGCGCTCGCACTCGACCCACCGTTGTTGCTGATGGACGAACCCACCGCCGCTCTCGATCCGGCGCGACGCATGGCCCTCACCGAAACGTTGCGCCAGCTCGCACAGAGCGGACGGACATTGCTCATCACCACACATGATCTGGGCTTTGCACGTAACGTGGCCGATCAAGTCGCCGTGTTGTCTCACGGCATGGTGGTGGAATGCGGCAGCGCACGCCAAGTGCTCGACGCACCTTCGCATGAGGCGACCAAAGAATTGCTGATCTCCGCAACGGACTCAGCTCCGACTTAG
- the glgA gene encoding glycogen synthase GlgA, with the protein MNVLFVAAEATPYVKAGGLADVAGALPAALRTLGHDVRVVLPRYREIRQNGVPMEGPIAATFLPLGERAEELRVWRARDDDVPTYLLDVPAAFERGVIYGESDDHRRFILFARAVLATMQHLREVDGWQPDVVHCHDWHAALVINYLKTYYAYTFGHIATVFTIHNLAYQGQVHPDVLAVAGLSEGGLVENGLGAGIAHSFNFMARGILYADVVSTVSPTYAREIMTPEYGERLDGLLRRRQDRVAGILNGIDTGRYDPATDRHLVATYDVDHLEGKAECKAALQTRCGLPVDAARPLLGVVSRLVEQKGFDLLHVIMPWLLQETDAQLVLLGSGQPYLQEAFQRLAHHHPQRVAVTTGFDAALAQQIYAGSDAFLMPSRFEPCGLGQLIALRYGSVPIVRATGGLADTVREGYDGNGFRFHPYEASHFIDAIRRALISYRDVDGWKLLRERGMREDHSWTMAARHYAGLYQWARGQ; encoded by the coding sequence ATGAACGTGCTCTTTGTTGCTGCCGAAGCGACACCCTATGTGAAGGCGGGGGGGCTGGCCGATGTGGCCGGGGCGTTGCCCGCCGCCCTGCGGACGCTCGGCCATGATGTGCGCGTGGTGTTACCGCGCTACCGTGAGATCCGGCAGAACGGTGTGCCCATGGAGGGGCCCATCGCGGCCACCTTCCTGCCGCTGGGTGAGCGCGCCGAAGAATTGCGGGTGTGGCGGGCGCGGGATGATGACGTGCCCACTTATCTGCTCGACGTCCCGGCGGCTTTCGAACGTGGCGTGATCTACGGTGAATCCGATGACCATCGACGGTTCATCCTGTTCGCGCGCGCGGTCCTGGCCACCATGCAACACCTGCGTGAGGTGGACGGGTGGCAACCCGACGTGGTGCACTGCCACGATTGGCATGCCGCGCTGGTCATCAACTATCTCAAGACCTACTACGCCTACACGTTCGGCCATATCGCCACGGTGTTCACCATCCACAACTTGGCGTATCAGGGGCAGGTGCACCCCGATGTGCTGGCGGTGGCGGGGTTGAGCGAAGGTGGGCTGGTGGAGAACGGCCTGGGCGCCGGTATTGCCCACTCGTTCAACTTCATGGCGCGTGGCATCCTGTACGCCGACGTGGTCTCCACGGTGAGCCCTACGTACGCACGCGAAATCATGACGCCCGAATACGGCGAGCGTCTCGATGGGCTGTTGCGTCGTCGGCAGGATCGTGTAGCGGGCATTCTGAACGGCATCGATACGGGGCGCTACGATCCGGCGACCGACCGCCACCTGGTGGCGACGTACGATGTGGATCACCTGGAGGGCAAGGCCGAGTGCAAAGCGGCATTGCAGACCCGCTGCGGGCTACCCGTGGACGCCGCACGGCCGCTGCTCGGTGTGGTGTCACGACTCGTGGAACAGAAAGGTTTTGATCTGTTGCACGTGATCATGCCGTGGCTGCTGCAGGAGACCGACGCACAACTCGTGTTGCTGGGATCCGGACAGCCCTATCTGCAGGAAGCTTTTCAACGGCTCGCGCACCATCATCCACAGCGGGTGGCCGTCACGACCGGATTCGATGCGGCATTGGCGCAGCAGATATATGCTGGCAGCGACGCCTTCCTGATGCCCTCACGTTTCGAACCGTGTGGCCTCGGGCAGCTCATTGCCTTGCGCTACGGCAGTGTGCCCATTGTACGGGCCACCGGCGGACTCGCCGACACCGTGCGGGAAGGGTATGACGGCAATGGGTTTCGATTCCATCCGTATGAGGCGAGCCATTTCATCGATGCGATCCGGCGCGCGTTGATCTCGTATCGCGATGTCGACGGATGGAAGCTGCTGCGTGAGCGTGGCATGCGGGAAGATCATTCGTGGACGATGGCCGCGCGGCATTATGCCGGTCTCTATCAATGGGCTCGTGGTCAATAG
- the rfaD gene encoding ADP-glyceromanno-heptose 6-epimerase: MTEANSHRPLPLLSVLDTLPTRVLVTGGAGFIGSALVWALNQQGVDRIVIADRLGQDEKWRNLVPLRFEDYLEADDLFPRLESGALGDFDLILHLGACSATTELDATYLARNNFEFTKQLAHRALARGSRFVYASSAATYGDGAHGMDDIDNSSAALSRLRPLNAYGYSKHLFDQYAAQAGLLHRIVGLKYFNVYGPNEAHKGDMRSLVHKAFGQIRDTGRVRLFRSHRVDYKDGEQQRDFLYVKDAVAMTLHLAMSPAAGGLYNIGSGQAHSWLELTGALFAALGREPEIEFIDIPESIRAKYQYHTKAEIAKLRAAGYAALVTPLADAVRDYVQGYLTDDRRLGD; the protein is encoded by the coding sequence ATGACTGAAGCGAATTCTCACCGGCCCCTGCCACTCCTCTCTGTACTCGACACGCTGCCCACACGCGTACTCGTCACGGGTGGTGCCGGCTTCATCGGCAGCGCGCTGGTCTGGGCCCTCAATCAGCAGGGCGTCGACCGCATCGTCATCGCCGATCGGCTCGGGCAGGACGAGAAGTGGCGCAACCTCGTCCCGCTGCGGTTCGAGGACTACCTCGAGGCCGACGATCTCTTCCCGCGTCTCGAGTCAGGGGCATTGGGAGATTTCGACCTCATTCTCCACCTCGGCGCCTGTTCGGCCACGACCGAGCTCGATGCGACCTATCTCGCGCGCAACAACTTCGAGTTCACCAAACAGCTCGCCCACCGGGCGCTCGCGCGGGGATCACGATTCGTGTACGCGTCGAGTGCCGCCACGTATGGCGACGGCGCACACGGCATGGACGATATCGACAATTCGTCCGCCGCGCTCTCGCGGCTTCGTCCGCTGAACGCGTACGGTTACTCCAAGCACCTGTTCGACCAGTATGCGGCGCAGGCCGGGCTGCTGCATCGGATTGTGGGACTCAAGTACTTCAACGTGTACGGCCCCAACGAAGCGCACAAAGGCGATATGCGCTCGCTCGTCCATAAGGCCTTCGGGCAGATCCGCGACACCGGCCGCGTCCGGCTCTTTCGCTCACACCGGGTCGACTACAAGGATGGCGAGCAGCAACGCGACTTCCTCTACGTGAAGGACGCGGTGGCCATGACGTTGCACCTGGCCATGTCACCGGCGGCCGGTGGCCTGTACAACATCGGCAGCGGCCAGGCACACTCGTGGCTCGAGCTCACCGGCGCCCTGTTCGCCGCACTCGGTCGTGAACCGGAGATCGAGTTCATCGATATTCCCGAGTCCATCCGCGCCAAGTACCAGTATCACACCAAGGCCGAGATCGCGAAGCTACGGGCGGCCGGATATGCGGCGCTCGTGACGCCATTGGCGGACGCCGTGCGTGACTATGTGCAGGGTTACCTCACCGACGACCGGCGTCTGGGAGACTGA
- a CDS encoding RagB/SusD family nutrient uptake outer membrane protein, with protein sequence MKRLCTALLVGGLVLPATSCDEFLDVNTNPNAPQVVSANLYLAPMIHWMATAPQYEGRFIGRYTQQWYVAATAQTTWDRMGYDPGSDNGAQQWRDVYWTLGQNLVDMMTKAEAEERWDILGVGYVLKAWGWQVLTDMHGEIIIKEAINQNTFSFNYDSQEFAYQETQRLLNKAIELLQRNDGGVDVAYLARGDKMYGGDRAKWLKLAYAMLAMNLNHYSNKAGYKPADVIAAVDKSFASNADDPLLTYPATQNDDINFWGRTRGNIGGTTFYRQTQFVVGLMNGTAFNGVVDPRLSRMLSPSPDGQYRGLDINAVNYGALTATQQPNNFNGYPGSGGAQLPGRYIFDDKAKIPVMTYSQLQFIKAEAAYRAGDKATAYTAYRNAVSSHIDFVNARNLDNNQQPTQITAAEKDAFLTNTAIMPGAAGLTLTHIMSQKYIAQWGWGHNELWMDMRRYHYTDIDPASGRQVYPGFAAPTNLYGDNGGKVVQRIRPRYNSEYVWNIPALDAIGARAADYHTKPLWITQP encoded by the coding sequence ATGAAACGGCTCTGCACTGCGCTGCTGGTGGGAGGGTTGGTACTGCCCGCCACGAGCTGCGACGAATTCCTCGATGTCAACACCAACCCCAACGCGCCGCAGGTGGTGTCGGCCAATCTGTACCTGGCGCCGATGATCCACTGGATGGCCACCGCTCCGCAGTATGAGGGGCGTTTCATCGGCCGCTATACGCAGCAGTGGTATGTCGCGGCGACGGCGCAGACCACCTGGGACCGTATGGGATACGACCCGGGCAGCGACAACGGTGCCCAGCAGTGGCGCGATGTGTATTGGACGCTCGGCCAGAACCTCGTGGACATGATGACGAAGGCCGAGGCGGAAGAGCGCTGGGACATCTTGGGCGTGGGCTATGTGCTCAAGGCCTGGGGATGGCAGGTGCTCACCGACATGCACGGTGAGATCATCATCAAGGAGGCCATCAACCAGAACACCTTCTCGTTCAACTACGATTCGCAGGAGTTCGCCTATCAGGAGACCCAGCGTCTGCTGAACAAGGCGATCGAGCTGCTGCAGCGGAACGATGGTGGCGTGGACGTGGCGTATCTGGCCCGTGGCGACAAGATGTACGGCGGAGATCGTGCCAAGTGGCTCAAGCTGGCCTACGCCATGCTGGCCATGAACCTGAACCACTACAGCAACAAAGCGGGCTACAAGCCAGCGGATGTGATCGCGGCAGTGGACAAGTCGTTTGCGAGCAACGCCGACGATCCCCTTCTGACCTATCCGGCCACCCAGAACGACGACATCAACTTCTGGGGCCGGACCCGCGGCAACATCGGTGGTACCACGTTCTATCGTCAGACGCAGTTCGTGGTCGGGCTGATGAACGGCACGGCGTTCAATGGCGTGGTGGATCCGCGCCTGAGCCGCATGCTGTCTCCGTCTCCGGACGGACAGTATCGTGGTCTCGATATCAATGCCGTGAACTACGGAGCGCTCACGGCGACGCAGCAGCCCAACAACTTCAACGGCTATCCGGGCAGCGGTGGAGCGCAGTTGCCGGGGCGCTACATCTTCGACGACAAGGCGAAGATCCCGGTAATGACGTACTCGCAGTTGCAGTTCATCAAGGCCGAAGCGGCATATCGCGCCGGTGACAAGGCCACGGCCTATACGGCATATCGCAACGCCGTGTCGTCGCACATCGACTTTGTGAACGCCCGCAATCTCGACAACAACCAGCAGCCTACGCAGATCACGGCGGCCGAGAAGGATGCGTTCCTGACCAATACGGCCATCATGCCGGGCGCGGCCGGACTCACGCTCACGCATATCATGTCCCAGAAGTACATCGCGCAGTGGGGATGGGGACACAACGAGCTGTGGATGGACATGCGCCGGTATCACTACACGGATATCGATCCCGCCAGTGGCCGTCAGGTGTACCCTGGTTTTGCGGCGCCGACCAACCTCTATGGAGACAATGGCGGCAAGGTCGTCCAGCGTATTCGTCCGCGGTACAACTCCGAGTATGTGTGGAATATCCCCGCACTCGACGCCATCGGAGCCCGCGCCGCCGACTACCACACCAAGCCGCTTTGGATCACCCAACCGTGA